A genomic window from Solanum dulcamara chromosome 11, daSolDulc1.2, whole genome shotgun sequence includes:
- the LOC129874738 gene encoding probable cinnamyl alcohol dehydrogenase 6: MAKTTPNHTQAVSGWAALDTSGKITPYIFNRRENGVNDVTIKILYCGICHTDLHYAKNDWGITMYPVVPGHEITGIVVEVGSNVTNFKTGDKVGVGCMSASCLQCESCKNSEENYCDKVQFTYNGVFWDGSITYGGYSKMLVADYRFVVAVPDNLPMDRAAPLLCAGVTVFCPMKDNNLIGSPRQNVGVIGLGGLGHLAIKFAKAFGHHVTVISTSLSKEKEAKTKLGADDFIVSSNAQQMKSRHRTLDFILDTVSANHSLGPYLDLLKIKGTFVIVGAPDKPMDLPSFPLIFGKRTVKGSMIGSIKETQEMIDICGKYNIVCDIEIITPDGINEAYDRIEKNDIKYRFVIDIAGQSSKL, encoded by the exons atggCTAAAACAACCCCAAACCACACTCAAGCAGTTTCTGGATGGGCAGCTCTTGATACTTCTGGAAAAATCACACCTTACATATTCAATAGAAG AGAGAATGGTGTAAATGATGTGACCATCAAGATTTTGTACTGTGGAATATGCCATACTGACCTTCACTATGCCAAGAATGATTGGGGTATCACTATGTATCCTGTTGTTCCAGG GCATGAGATTACAGGGATTGTTGTGGAAGTTGGGAGCAATGTGACCAACTTCAAAACAGGGGATAAAGTAGGAGTTGGGTGTATGTCAGCATCATGCTTACAATGTGAGTCTTGCAAAAACTCAGAAGAAAATTACTGTGACAAAGTTCAGTTCACCTACAATGGTGTCTTTTGGGATGGTAGCATCACTTATGGAGGTTACTCCAAGATGCTAGTTGCTGATTATAG gtTTGTGGTTGCTGTACCAGATAACCTACCAATGGATAGAGCAGCACCATTGTTATGTGCAGGAGTAACTGTGTTTTGCCCAATGAAAGACAACAACTTAATTGGCTCACCAAGACAAAATGTAGGAGTCATTGGCTTGGGAGGTCTAGGACATTTGGCTATTAAATTTGCAAAAGCTTTTGGACATCATGTCACTGTCATAAGCACTTCTTTATCCAAAGAAAAAGAGGCCAAAACCAAATTAGGTGCTGATGATTTCATTGTTAGCTCTAATGCACAACAAATGAAG TCTAGGCATAGGACTTTGGACTTCATATTGGACACTGTGTCAGCCAATCACTCTCTTGGGCCTTACTTGGACTTGCTCAAAATTAAAGGAACTTTCGTTATAGTGGGTGCACCAGACAAGCCCATGGACCTTCCATCATTTCCATTAATATTTG GTAAGAGAACTGTGAAAGGAAGCATGATTGGAAGCATAAAAGAAACACAAGAAATGATAGACATTTGTGGGAAGTACAATATTGTGTGTGACATAGAGATAATCACTCCTGATGGGATTAATGAAGCTTATGATAGAATTGAGAAAAACGATATTAAGTATCGCTTTGTGATTGATATTGCTGGTCAATCATCAAAACTTTAA
- the LOC129872597 gene encoding uncharacterized protein LOC129872597, with protein sequence MIETEEDWSGTKAIVPAYHNCLEMVVASLTIKEKSNFMILTPQKVVALVPKEIPNQKKFMIKAAATQGGDNLVAMVSRVIQGHHISFSNEELPIEGVMHNKSLHITIKYREKIMNRVLIDDGSDLNIYPLSTLKQLNFDLGKVRQNQVKVRAFNGGQRDILGAVNLGIRVGSVDFVVECQVMDITTSYNLLLGRPWIHMAGSVPSTLHQMIKFIKNDREVVVYGKRSHANGCAPISDDINRGTDFYTMELVNATGDDLAPQPPMPSVYKIIATVMLRSSFEPGFRLGKYFQGLIKPIQILDKKLRYGLGYVPIEDDEANMTNKKIDRILVRPIPHLYMSFPVREYVGDGDLGEGIWNLFKEFDTILEKETGTSDIRDVEPEEQLSNWTSTPLLVPHSSCKNNLKPANIISCNKINEQNEIEYDEFEDYDEEATKPEYLTEELKLFEKQYKPNQEETKAVNLGNDECMKETRISVHLIKAERKELINLLKEYIDIFAWSYDDVSGLSMDIVSHKLPINPDCSLVKQKTQKFKPDLSLRIKEEVTKQIQSKVVEVTQYPTWLANIVPVPKKDGKIRICVNYRDLNKASPKDNFPLPNIHILIDNCAKHEMQSFVDCYAGYHQILIDEKDVEKTAFITPWGMYHYRVMSFGLKNAGATYMRVVMTIFHDMIHKEIEVYVDAVIIKSRESADHLTHLKKFFARLRKYNLKLNLAKYAFGVPAGKLLGFIVSRRGIELDPAKIKAIQELPPPKTKNYLTNSSVLVPLREEVPLLLYLSVLDNAFGCVQGEWDVKNSKIAPYVKLVQRLCERFRKIEFRHTPRLQNEFADALATISSMIKYPDTSYIDPVEIYLKEQPAHYSHVEAEPDGRPWYFDIKRYLETGTYPDNATFNQKKAIRRMANNFFPSGETLYRRTPDICLLKCVDAIEATKLLEQIHAGVCGTHMNGLTLAKKILRSGYFWMTMEHDCCKYVQKCH encoded by the exons ATGATTGAGACGGAAGAAGATTGGTCTGGAACAAAAGCCATAGTCCCAGCCTATCATAACTGTCTTGAAATGGTTGTGGCTTCACTTACTATAAAGGAGAAatcaaattttatgattttgacaCCTCAAAAGGTTGTTGCTTTGGTGCCGAAAGAAATTCCTAACCAAAAAAAGTTCATGATCAAAGCTGCGGCAACTCAGG GTGGAGATAATCTGGTTGCTATGGTGAGTCGAGTCATTCAAGGACATCACATTAGTTTTAGCAATGAAGAATTACCCATTGAAGGTGTGATGCATAACAAATCTCTTCATATCACTATTAAGTATCGGGAAAAGATCATGAATCGGGTATTGATTGATGATGGATCGGATCTTAACATTTATCCCCTATCGACTCTCAAACAATTGAACTTTGATTTGGGAAAAGTCCGACAGAACCAAGTTAAGGTTAGAGCTTTTAATGGGGGTCAAAGAGATATATTAGGAGCTGTGAACTTGGGTATTCGGGTAGGTTCTGTTGATTTCGTTGTAGAGTGCCAGGTGATGGATATCACCACCAGCTACAACCTATTATTAGGAAGACCATGGATCCATATGGCTGGATCCGTGCCTTCTACTCTACATCAGATGATAAAGTTCATAAAGAATGATCGTGAGGTGGTCGTTTATGGTAAAAGAAGTCATGCAAATGGTTGTGCGCCAATTTCTGATGATATTAATAGAGGTACCGACTTCTACACAATGGAGCTGGTAAATGCCACTGGTGATGATTTGGCCCCACAGCCACCTATGCCTTCTGTTTATAAAATAATAGCCACTGTCATGCTCCGAAGCAGTTTTGAGCCAGGTTTTAGATTAGGGAAGTACTTCCAAGGACTCATCAAGCCTATTCAGATTCTTGATAAAAAATTGAGGTATGGTTTGGGATATGTCCCTATAGAAGACGATGAGGCAAATATGACAAACAAGAAGATTGATCGGATACTAGTTAGGCCAATACCTCACTTGTATATGTCATTTCCAGTGCGAGAATATGTTGGTGATGGAGATCTTGGGGAAGGAATCTGGAATCTTTTTAAAGAATTTGACACAATCTTAGAGAAAGAAACAGGGACATCGGACATCCGTGATGTTGAGCCAGAGGAGCAATTATCTAATTGGACATCCACACCGCTCTTAGTCCCTCACTCATCTTG taaaaataacttaaaacctGCTAATATCATATCATGTAACAAGATAAATGAACAAAATGAGATAGAATATGATGAGTTTGAGGATTATGATGAAGAAGCTACAAAACCTGAATACCTTACCGAGGAATTGAAACTATTTGAGAAGCAATACAAGCCAAATCAAGAGGAAACTAAGGCTGTGAATCTGGGAAATGACGAATGTATGAAGGAAACCAGAATCAGTGTCCATCTAATAAAAGCTGAAAGAAAGGAACTTATCAATTTGCTTAAAGAGTACATCGACATATTTGCTTGGTCTTATGATGACGTGTCaggtttgagtatggacatcGTGTCTCATAAATTGCCGATCAATCCGGATTGCAGTCTAGTAAAACAAAAGACTCAAAAATTCAAGCcagatttgagtttgagaatcAAAGAAGAGGTTACCAAGCAAATTCAATCTAAAGTGGTGGAAGTGACACAGTATCCGACTTGGTTAGCCAACATTGTTCCAGTTCCTAAGAAGGATGGCAAGATCAGAATCTGTGTTAATTATAGAGATCTGAACAAAGCTAGCCCTAAAGATAACTTTCCATTACCAAATATCCACATTCTCATTGATAATTGTGCCAAACACGAGATGCAGTCATTTGTGGATTGCTATGCGGGATATCACCAAATtctaatagatgaaaaagatgTAGAAAAGACAGCTTTCATCACGCCGTGGGGTATGTATCATTATagagtaatgtcatttggtctCAAGAATGCTGGGGCCACTTACATGAGAGTTGTGATGACcatttttcatgatatgattcacAAGGAAATTGAAGTATATGTGGATGCTGTCATTATCAAATCCCGTGAGAGTGCGGATCATTTAACTCATTTGAAGAAGTTCTTTGCTCGCCTACGCAAATACAACTTGAAATTAAATCTTGCTAAATATGCTTTTGGGGTGCCAGCCGGCAAGTTATTGGGATTTATAGTTAGTAGGAGGGGTATCGAGCTTGATCCCGCTAAAATCAAGGCGATTCAAGAATTACCTCCACCAAAGACTAAGAA TTACTTGACTAATTCGTCGGTGCTAGTTCCTCTGAGGGAAGAAGTTCCATTATTGCTATATCTGTCTGTCTTGGATAATGCATTTGGATGC GTTCAGGGGGAGTGGGACGTGAAGAATTCGAAGATTGCACCGTACGTGAAGTTAGTGCAAAGGTTGTGTGAAAGGTTTCGCAAGATCGAGTTTAGGCATACCCCAAGGTTACAGAATGAATTTGCTGACGCTCTTGCTACTATCTCCTCAATGATCAAATATCCAGATACAAGTTACATTGATCCTGTGGAGATATATTTGAAAGAACAACCTGCTCACTATTCGCATGTCGAAGCAGAACCAGATGGGAGACCTTGGTATTTTGACATAAAAAGGTATCTAGAAACTGGAACTTATCCAGATAATGCGACTTTCAATCAGAAAAAAGCAATACGTCGAATGGCTAacaatttctttccaagtggagAAACCCTTTATAGAAGAACTCCAGATATATGTCTTCTCAAATGTGTCGATGCTATTGAAGCTACGAAGCTTCTCGAACAGATTCACGCAGGAGTTTGTGGAACTCACATGAATGGGCTTACCTTGGCAAAGAAGATTCTTCGATCCGGCTATTTTTGGATGACTATGGAGCATGATTGTTGTAAGTATGTGCAAAAATGTCATTAA